From Streptomyces fungicidicus, one genomic window encodes:
- a CDS encoding SAM-dependent methyltransferase — MADYESAGYMGSGVEMLELHDRKGVVTWEEFQLSGMPEIIGSIHLGQVLLAVSECGILDRIRTGRNSVKAGLLEGLNSRIAENLLRYLEVRGVLSQWEEEYRLTRKGELLTGEIPMARLGFYLEAYGPVTGKVGELLTGRATYGVEVKRAGGPLSKHCATVFARYYTPIVLEAMRGRGATRALDLGCGGGQLLVDACLNDPGFSGVGIDLAPEAVAAAQELARRNGVADRLSFFVADAFAPHTWPDACHEAETLFAIGMLHEHFRDGEQAVVDVLNTYADVSGRKMLLVGEPEPRYDDRENDSDFFLVHVLTDQGIPQDRHSWLRVFEQTRLECRRILTPAVAGPRMCFYDLAPAAED; from the coding sequence GTGGCGGACTACGAGAGTGCGGGTTACATGGGATCCGGTGTCGAAATGCTCGAACTGCACGACAGGAAGGGCGTGGTGACCTGGGAGGAATTCCAGCTGTCGGGAATGCCCGAGATCATCGGCTCCATCCACCTGGGTCAGGTTCTTCTGGCCGTGTCCGAATGCGGGATCCTGGACAGGATACGAACCGGCCGCAACAGTGTGAAAGCGGGATTGCTCGAGGGGCTGAACTCGCGGATCGCTGAGAACCTGCTGCGCTATCTCGAGGTGCGGGGAGTGCTCTCGCAGTGGGAGGAAGAGTACCGCTTGACCCGGAAGGGAGAACTGCTTACCGGGGAAATACCCATGGCGCGCCTCGGGTTCTATCTGGAAGCTTACGGTCCGGTTACTGGGAAGGTCGGCGAGCTGCTGACCGGGCGGGCCACTTACGGCGTGGAGGTGAAACGTGCCGGTGGCCCTCTGAGCAAGCACTGCGCGACGGTCTTCGCGCGGTATTACACACCGATCGTCCTGGAGGCGATGCGCGGCCGGGGCGCCACACGTGCCCTGGACCTCGGCTGTGGCGGCGGCCAGCTGCTGGTGGACGCGTGTCTGAACGATCCCGGCTTCAGCGGTGTGGGCATCGACCTGGCCCCCGAGGCGGTGGCGGCCGCCCAGGAACTGGCTCGCCGCAACGGCGTCGCCGACCGGCTCAGCTTCTTCGTCGCGGACGCTTTCGCCCCGCACACCTGGCCCGACGCCTGCCACGAGGCCGAGACCCTGTTCGCGATCGGCATGCTCCACGAGCACTTCCGCGACGGTGAGCAGGCGGTCGTCGACGTCCTGAACACCTATGCCGACGTATCCGGCCGGAAGATGCTCCTCGTCGGCGAGCCGGAACCGCGATACGACGACCGGGAGAACGACTCCGACTTCTTCCTGGTACATGTCCTGACCGACCAGGGCATCCCGCAGGACCGTCACAGCTGGTTGCGGGTGTTCGAGCAGACCCGGCTGGAGTGCCGGCGCATCCTCACCCCGGCCGTGGCGGGACCGCGCATGTGCTTCTACGACCTCGCACCGGCCGCGGAGGACTGA
- the hrmB gene encoding hormaomycin biosynthesis transcriptional activator HrmB gives MHNAMTAGDGARVLSGGGGPEALGEVERTSLRLPRDMTIAAWQRLGERIAGLSDSSAWWIGDWLVFGQERFPDRYKRAMAETTLDYQTLRNYAWVARRFVPDRRCADLTFQHHMEVAALTEEEQDHWLDFASRLSWSRNELRKQVRASRESADEPDESEVRLSVRIAQDRLDRWEAAARKSSTTLTEWMGAVLDRAV, from the coding sequence ATGCACAACGCGATGACGGCGGGAGATGGTGCCCGAGTGCTCTCGGGCGGTGGCGGCCCGGAAGCTCTCGGCGAGGTGGAAAGGACATCGCTGAGACTCCCGAGGGACATGACGATCGCCGCGTGGCAGCGACTCGGGGAGCGTATCGCCGGCCTCTCGGACTCGTCGGCGTGGTGGATCGGTGACTGGCTGGTCTTCGGTCAGGAGCGGTTTCCGGATCGCTACAAGCGGGCCATGGCGGAGACCACGCTCGACTACCAGACGCTACGCAACTACGCATGGGTGGCTCGCAGGTTCGTGCCCGACCGGCGCTGCGCGGACCTGACGTTCCAGCACCATATGGAGGTTGCGGCGCTGACCGAGGAGGAGCAGGACCACTGGCTCGACTTCGCGTCCAGGCTGAGCTGGTCCCGCAACGAACTGCGCAAGCAGGTCCGGGCGAGCCGCGAAAGTGCTGATGAGCCGGACGAGTCCGAGGTGCGGCTGAGCGTGCGCATCGCCCAGGACCGTCTGGACCGCTGGGAGGCGGCGGCCCGCAAGAGCAGCACCACCCTGACGGAATGGATGGGCGCAGTTCTCGACAGAGCGGTTTGA
- a CDS encoding AraC-like ligand-binding domain-containing protein, producing MNRALDTAFIPPQDREEVIRNAVWESMVAVEIDHRPPAGEISARVRLGAAGPLRILSAQATAVTVRRTDRRARQDEEPAVFLGFQMTGTSLVVQNGRECLLRPGDFAVYESTSPYTLVFDEGVDHHFMRLPRTALALPERSLRNIAAVPLGPGNPLARLAFTYFTQLAMSDGLHDGVHAHAVVEPSIELLRAVVASQPDDSGRAKAPLDETLGLRITQYIREHLAAPDLSAARIAAAHGISVRHLYAVLSRSGISLGDWIRTHRLAECRRELAESNGRVRTIAAIGQSWGFVNATHFSKAFKQTYGMSPRAWRDQNRPTPSA from the coding sequence ATGAACCGGGCCCTGGACACCGCCTTCATACCGCCGCAGGACCGCGAAGAAGTAATCCGGAACGCGGTGTGGGAATCCATGGTGGCGGTCGAGATCGACCATCGCCCCCCGGCGGGGGAAATCTCCGCGCGCGTAAGGCTGGGCGCGGCAGGGCCTCTCAGGATCCTCTCGGCGCAGGCGACCGCGGTCACCGTCCGCCGCACGGATCGGAGAGCCCGGCAGGACGAGGAGCCGGCCGTCTTCCTCGGCTTTCAGATGACGGGCACCAGCCTGGTGGTGCAGAACGGCCGTGAGTGCCTGCTGAGGCCCGGTGACTTCGCCGTCTACGAATCGACGTCGCCCTACACGCTCGTCTTCGACGAGGGAGTCGACCATCACTTCATGCGTCTCCCCCGCACGGCACTCGCACTGCCCGAACGGTCGTTACGGAACATCGCCGCGGTACCACTCGGCCCCGGCAACCCCCTGGCGCGCCTCGCCTTCACCTACTTCACCCAACTGGCCATGAGCGACGGACTGCACGACGGGGTGCACGCGCATGCCGTCGTCGAACCCAGCATCGAACTGCTTCGTGCCGTCGTGGCGTCCCAGCCCGACGACTCCGGCCGGGCGAAAGCACCGCTGGACGAGACACTCGGACTGCGGATCACCCAGTACATCCGGGAGCATCTGGCCGCACCCGATCTGTCGGCGGCACGGATCGCCGCCGCACACGGCATCTCCGTGCGTCATCTCTACGCCGTGCTGTCCCGCTCCGGCATCAGCCTCGGCGACTGGATCCGTACACACCGCCTGGCAGAGTGCAGACGGGAGCTGGCCGAATCGAACGGGCGGGTGCGGACCATCGCGGCGATCGGGCAGAGTTGGGGCTTCGTGAACGCGACCCACTTCAGCAAGGCGTTCAAGCAGACCTACGGGATGTCACCCCGAGCCTGGCGCGACCAGAATCGCCCTACCCCGTCGGCCTGA
- a CDS encoding TrmH family RNA methyltransferase: MAGLITVEDPDDPRLHDYTGLTDVELRRRREPAEGLFIAEGEKVIRRAGEAGYAMRSMLLTPKWADVMRDVIDRAEAPVYVVEPALAEKVTGYHVHRGALASMQRTPLPTAADVLRGVGTMPSSAPRETAVRRVAVFEDLVDHANLGAAFRNAAALGVDAVLLTPRCADPLYRRAVKVSMGAVFHVPWTRLTSWPQDAGIFREHGFVTAALCLDENSITLEELAARWYEKLVLMLGTEGDGLSADALRSADEWVRIPMSGGVDSLNVAAASAVAFYATRP, from the coding sequence ATGGCCGGGCTGATCACCGTCGAGGACCCCGACGACCCGCGTCTGCACGACTACACCGGCCTCACCGACGTCGAACTGCGCCGCCGCCGCGAGCCCGCCGAGGGCCTGTTCATCGCCGAGGGCGAGAAGGTCATCAGGCGCGCCGGAGAGGCCGGCTACGCCATGCGGTCGATGCTGCTGACGCCGAAGTGGGCCGACGTCATGCGGGACGTCATCGACCGCGCCGAAGCCCCGGTGTACGTCGTCGAGCCCGCGCTCGCCGAAAAGGTCACCGGCTACCACGTGCACCGCGGCGCCCTCGCCTCCATGCAGCGCACACCGCTGCCCACGGCGGCCGACGTGCTGCGCGGCGTCGGCACGATGCCCTCCTCGGCTCCGCGAGAGACCGCGGTCCGGCGCGTCGCCGTCTTCGAGGACCTGGTCGACCACGCCAATCTGGGGGCCGCCTTCCGCAACGCGGCCGCCCTGGGCGTCGACGCCGTCCTCCTCACACCACGCTGCGCCGACCCCCTCTACCGCCGGGCCGTGAAGGTGTCGATGGGCGCCGTCTTCCACGTCCCCTGGACCCGGCTGACCTCCTGGCCGCAGGATGCCGGGATCTTCCGCGAGCACGGCTTCGTGACGGCTGCCCTGTGCCTCGACGAGAATTCGATCACGCTGGAAGAGCTGGCTGCCCGCTGGTACGAGAAGCTGGTGCTCATGCTCGGCACCGAAGGCGACGGTCTGTCGGCCGACGCCCTGCGCTCGGCCGACGAGTGGGTCCGGATCCCGATGTCCGGAGGAGTGGACTCCCTCAACGTCGCCGCGGCCTCCGCCGTGGCCTTCTACGCTACGAGGCCCTGA
- the cobA gene encoding uroporphyrinogen-III C-methyltransferase, producing the protein MAENPAYPVGLRLTGRRVVVLGGGQVAQRRLPALIAAGADIHLVSPEATPSVEAMADAGEITWHRRGYAEGDLATAWYALIATSDTDANTRASAEAEAHRVWCVRSDDADAATAWTPATGSSEGVTVAVLTTEARGRDPRHTAAIRDAVVEGLRDGTLVAPHHRTRTPGVALVGGGPGDPDLITVRGRRLLAEADVVIADRLGPRDLLAELPPHVEVIDAAKIPYGRFMAQEAINDALIEHARRGKSVVRLKGGDPYVFGRGMEELQALAEAGIPCTVVPGISSSISVPGAAGIPVTHRGVAHEFTVVSGHVAPDDERSLVDWPSLAKLTGTLVVLMGVDKIGRIAETLVANGKSPDTPVALVQEGTTAAQRRVDATLATVADTVVAQDVKPPAVIVIGEVVGVGPRGTV; encoded by the coding sequence ATGGCCGAAAACCCCGCCTACCCCGTAGGCCTCCGCCTCACCGGCCGCAGGGTCGTCGTCCTCGGCGGCGGCCAGGTCGCCCAGCGCCGCCTCCCCGCCCTCATCGCGGCGGGCGCCGACATCCACCTCGTGTCCCCCGAGGCCACTCCCTCCGTGGAGGCCATGGCCGACGCCGGCGAGATCACCTGGCACCGGCGCGGCTACGCCGAAGGCGACCTCGCGACCGCCTGGTACGCCCTCATCGCCACCAGCGACACCGACGCGAACACCCGCGCCTCGGCCGAAGCGGAAGCCCACCGCGTGTGGTGCGTCCGCTCCGACGACGCCGACGCCGCGACCGCGTGGACCCCGGCCACGGGCTCCAGCGAGGGCGTCACCGTCGCCGTCCTCACCACGGAGGCCCGCGGCCGCGACCCCCGCCACACCGCCGCCATCCGCGACGCCGTCGTCGAGGGCCTGCGCGACGGCACCCTCGTCGCCCCGCACCACCGCACCCGCACCCCGGGCGTCGCCCTGGTCGGCGGCGGCCCCGGCGACCCGGACCTGATCACCGTGCGCGGGCGTCGTCTGCTCGCCGAGGCCGACGTCGTCATCGCCGACCGGCTCGGCCCCCGCGACCTCCTCGCCGAACTCCCGCCGCACGTCGAGGTGATCGACGCGGCGAAGATCCCCTATGGCCGCTTCATGGCCCAGGAGGCCATCAACGACGCGCTGATCGAGCACGCCCGGCGGGGCAAGTCCGTGGTGCGCCTCAAGGGCGGCGACCCCTACGTCTTCGGCCGCGGCATGGAGGAACTCCAGGCGCTCGCCGAGGCGGGTATCCCCTGCACCGTCGTCCCCGGCATCTCCAGCTCCATCTCGGTCCCCGGCGCGGCCGGCATCCCGGTCACCCACCGCGGCGTCGCCCACGAGTTCACCGTGGTCAGCGGCCATGTCGCCCCCGACGACGAGCGCTCCCTGGTCGACTGGCCGTCCCTGGCGAAGCTCACCGGCACCCTCGTCGTCCTCATGGGCGTCGACAAGATCGGCCGCATCGCCGAGACCCTGGTGGCGAACGGCAAGTCCCCGGACACCCCGGTCGCCCTGGTCCAGGAGGGCACCACGGCGGCCCAGCGCCGCGTCGACGCCACCCTCGCCACGGTCGCCGACACGGTCGTCGCCCAGGACGTGAAGCCGCCGGCCGTCATCGTCATCGGCGAGGTCGTCGGCGTCGGCCCGCGCGGGACGGTGTGA